In Bacteroidota bacterium, a genomic segment contains:
- a CDS encoding diacylglycerol kinase family lipid kinase — translation MLNAVYIIINPNAGQGKGKLIGQELRFYLNKAGRSFEYNTTEYAGHGALLATEAVAKKFKYVLAAGGDGTVNEIAQALTASDSCLIIIPLGSGNGLARHLHLPFHVKDVVELITRGRIINCDTMRINQQFSINVSGIGFDAHVASLFGKNGKRGLFNYIKLVLSEYAQYGESGFQIKIGKQQIDRQAWMISAANSAQFGNEFKIAPAASVTDELIDLCIIRKPHIFGALMLAWDVYRSKVDKSSLVEIIKTAEAEVTCAKPIALHIDGEPAGEHLQFQIQIAPQKVKILVPKQTPAL, via the coding sequence ATGTTGAACGCTGTTTATATTATAATTAATCCCAATGCAGGTCAAGGCAAGGGCAAGCTGATAGGGCAGGAGTTGCGCTTTTATCTTAACAAAGCAGGACGAAGTTTTGAATATAATACCACAGAATATGCGGGACATGGAGCACTGCTGGCAACAGAGGCAGTAGCTAAAAAGTTTAAATATGTACTTGCTGCAGGAGGTGATGGTACCGTAAACGAAATTGCTCAGGCACTTACGGCTTCTGATTCATGCTTAATTATAATTCCTCTTGGTTCAGGCAATGGATTGGCAAGACATCTTCACTTACCCTTTCATGTAAAAGATGTGGTTGAATTAATTACCAGAGGGCGCATAATAAATTGCGACACCATGCGAATTAACCAACAATTTTCTATCAATGTTTCAGGCATTGGATTTGATGCGCATGTGGCCTCACTATTTGGCAAGAATGGCAAACGTGGATTGTTCAATTATATTAAGCTCGTACTTTCTGAATATGCACAGTATGGAGAGTCCGGGTTTCAAATAAAAATTGGCAAGCAGCAAATCGACCGACAAGCCTGGATGATTTCGGCAGCTAACTCAGCTCAATTTGGCAACGAATTCAAAATTGCTCCGGCAGCATCTGTCACCGATGAACTTATTGATTTGTGCATCATACGAAAACCACACATTTTTGGCGCACTCATGCTTGCATGGGATGTTTATAGATCAAAGGTAGATAAGAGTTCTTTAGTTGAAATAATTAAAACAGCCGAAGCTGAAGTAACTTGTGCAAAGCCAATAGCCTTGCATATTGATGGTGAACCTGCCGGTGAACACCTCCAATTTCAAATTCAAATTGCGCCACAAAAAGTAAAAATTTTGGTACCGAAACAAACTCCTGCATTATGA
- a CDS encoding translation initiation factor: MSKKKNSIEDLKQLGSIVFSTNRELPLGNQPEQTPSLHKSRQVLKLRREVKHRAGKPVTIVYGYLGTAAELETLAKWLKTKCGVGGSVKDNEIILQGEVAEKVRKLLSEDGYIVKGI; the protein is encoded by the coding sequence ATGAGTAAAAAAAAGAATAGCATCGAAGATCTTAAACAACTTGGTAGCATTGTTTTTTCTACCAACCGGGAACTGCCGCTTGGCAACCAACCTGAACAAACACCTTCTTTGCACAAGAGCAGGCAAGTGCTCAAACTAAGGCGAGAAGTAAAGCACCGCGCAGGCAAGCCGGTGACCATCGTATATGGTTACTTGGGCACAGCAGCGGAGCTCGAAACGCTTGCCAAATGGCTCAAAACAAAATGCGGAGTGGGTGGAAGCGTTAAGGATAATGAAATAATCTTACAAGGCGAAGTAGCCGAAAAGGTGAGAAAACTGCTAAGTGAGGATGGGTATATAGTAAAGGGAATTTGA
- a CDS encoding M48 family metallopeptidase has protein sequence MLATFIGIVIVGFILDLVLSYLDIQSWKNELPAEAESLFTTDEYQKALRYARANYNFGLVTGIFSFTAMLALLISGLTGKIFDACLALSNNEWYATLMFAAVMGITADLLNTPFQLYNTFVIEQKFGFNQSTLLTFFADKCKGYLLAAVLGGLVLSAFYFFYAATGSFFWLYCWMAVTVFSLLMMMFYTSWILPLFNKITPLGDGTLRKSITSYCDKVGFTLNNVFVMDGSKRSSKANAFFSGFGARKKIVLFDTLIEQQTEEELVAVLAHEVGHNKKKHTTTFFIASVFQTGLMLFILSFFINREEISIALGSSQHHFALGLIGFFILYEPVSLLTGVFTSYFSRKHEYEADAFAASTYNGELLISALKKLTSKTLSNPFPHPLVVALTFSHPTLMQRIAAIRSIKACRQKGD, from the coding sequence ATGCTTGCAACGTTTATAGGTATCGTTATAGTTGGTTTTATCTTGGATTTAGTTCTCAGCTATCTTGATATACAATCCTGGAAAAATGAATTACCTGCCGAAGCCGAATCGCTTTTTACGACTGACGAGTATCAGAAAGCATTGCGATATGCTCGTGCTAATTATAATTTTGGCTTAGTAACAGGTATCTTTAGCTTCACAGCAATGTTAGCCTTGCTTATCTCAGGATTAACGGGTAAGATATTTGATGCGTGTTTGGCTTTGTCTAATAATGAATGGTACGCAACACTTATGTTTGCAGCAGTAATGGGAATAACAGCCGACTTGCTTAACACGCCATTCCAACTATACAACACCTTTGTTATCGAGCAAAAGTTTGGATTCAATCAATCTACTTTGTTAACCTTCTTTGCAGATAAATGCAAAGGCTATCTGTTGGCTGCTGTTTTGGGTGGACTAGTTCTTTCGGCATTTTACTTTTTTTATGCTGCAACGGGCAGTTTTTTTTGGCTGTATTGCTGGATGGCGGTCACGGTATTTTCTTTACTAATGATGATGTTTTACACATCATGGATTTTGCCGCTTTTTAATAAAATTACACCCCTTGGAGATGGTACTTTAAGAAAATCAATAACCTCATATTGCGATAAAGTTGGTTTTACCTTAAATAATGTTTTTGTTATGGATGGCAGTAAGCGAAGTTCAAAAGCCAATGCATTTTTTAGCGGATTTGGGGCAAGAAAAAAAATTGTATTGTTTGATACTTTAATAGAACAACAAACCGAAGAAGAATTGGTAGCAGTGCTGGCTCACGAAGTTGGACATAACAAAAAGAAACATACGACCACCTTTTTTATTGCATCGGTTTTTCAGACGGGACTCATGCTTTTTATTTTGTCTTTCTTTATTAATAGGGAGGAAATTTCAATTGCGCTTGGCAGCTCACAACATCATTTTGCATTAGGACTAATAGGATTTTTTATTTTATATGAGCCTGTTTCACTTTTAACCGGAGTCTTCACGAGTTATTTCTCGCGCAAGCATGAGTACGAAGCCGATGCATTTGCTGCTTCAACATATAATGGCGAACTATTGATAAGCGCATTAAAAAAATTGACTTCAAAAACGCTTTCAAACCCGTTTCCACATCCATTGGTAGTTGCTTTAACATTTTCTCATCCTACTTTAATGCAAAGAATTGCTGCCATTAGATCTATTAAAGCATGCCGCCAAAAAGGGGATTAA
- the atpC gene encoding ATP synthase F1 subunit epsilon: MNLELITPEKKVFDGECTSVMVPGIDGKLQFLNNHAPLISALGNGKVKIKASSGNKEFTIKGGVVEVLKNKVILLAEQVID; encoded by the coding sequence ATGAACTTAGAACTAATCACACCTGAAAAAAAAGTTTTTGATGGGGAATGCACTTCGGTGATGGTGCCGGGTATTGACGGCAAACTTCAATTTTTAAATAACCATGCACCATTGATTTCAGCTCTTGGTAATGGTAAAGTAAAAATCAAGGCCTCATCAGGCAATAAAGAATTTACAATTAAAGGTGGAGTGGTTGAAGTATTAAAAAATAAAGTGATCTTGCTTGCTGAGCAAGTAATAGACTGA
- a CDS encoding formimidoylglutamase: protein MSLSELKHFIKPSAIYRKHDFEKGSIGQLILQFGQDSIDLDSGRHQVALLGIDEGRGCKYQCDYALSADNIRYEIANLMQHYGQNKIIDFGNIVVGKTLEDTYMAVALLSAELIRNNITPVIFGGSHDIMYGQYGAYKQLAQIINISNIDARFDLGDPDEAMNSQSYLGKIIVEQPNYLFNYSHIGHQTYFTGEDAVERMSKMYFDAYRLGHLRKNIDDIEPVLRNSDMVSFDISSIRNCDAMASYLAAPNGLYAEEACQLTYFAGLSEKVTSLGIYNYVTSLDSNNCTAKLIAQMIWYFVDGFNKRKNEFPAYNKNGYLKYIVTISELENELIFLKSLSSDRWWMEIPIFDSQNKFKRHHIIPCSYNDYTLACKNEMPDRWWQTFKKLT from the coding sequence ATGTCTTTATCCGAATTAAAACATTTTATTAAGCCTTCAGCTATTTATCGTAAACACGATTTCGAAAAGGGATCTATCGGTCAGCTCATCTTGCAGTTTGGTCAGGATAGTATAGATCTCGATTCAGGCAGGCATCAGGTTGCCTTACTTGGCATAGACGAGGGTAGAGGGTGTAAATATCAATGCGATTATGCCTTAAGTGCAGACAATATACGTTATGAGATCGCTAACCTCATGCAGCATTATGGTCAAAACAAAATTATCGATTTCGGAAATATTGTAGTCGGAAAAACGCTGGAAGATACCTACATGGCAGTTGCACTATTAAGTGCTGAATTAATTCGTAATAACATAACTCCGGTTATATTTGGAGGCAGTCATGATATTATGTATGGACAATATGGAGCCTACAAGCAACTAGCGCAAATCATTAATATTTCAAATATTGATGCAAGGTTTGATTTGGGAGATCCTGACGAGGCTATGAATTCGCAATCATACCTTGGGAAAATTATTGTCGAGCAACCGAATTACTTATTTAACTATAGCCACATAGGTCATCAGACTTATTTTACAGGAGAAGATGCTGTAGAGCGCATGAGCAAAATGTACTTTGATGCTTACCGCCTTGGACATTTACGCAAAAACATTGACGATATAGAGCCTGTGCTGCGCAATAGCGATATGGTATCCTTCGATATTTCGTCTATACGTAATTGCGATGCCATGGCTAGCTATCTAGCAGCTCCTAATGGGCTTTATGCTGAAGAAGCTTGTCAGTTAACTTATTTTGCTGGCTTAAGCGAAAAGGTTACATCCTTAGGCATTTACAATTATGTTACCTCGCTTGATAGCAATAATTGCACAGCCAAACTAATAGCCCAGATGATTTGGTATTTCGTTGATGGATTTAATAAACGCAAGAATGAATTTCCGGCCTATAACAAGAATGGATATTTGAAATACATTGTTACTATTAGCGAATTGGAAAACGAGTTGATTTTTTTGAAAAGCTTAAGCAGCGACCGTTGGTGGATGGAAATTCCAATTTTTGACTCGCAAAATAAATTCAAAAGACATCACATTATTCCTTGCAGCTATAATGACTATACCTTAGCATGTAAAAACGAAATGCCCGATCGATGGTGGCAAACTTTTAAAAAGCTAACGTAA
- a CDS encoding type IX secretion system membrane protein PorP/SprF, producing the protein MKKITILIFVVIALSQSSKAQQDPQFSQNMFNRLFVNPASAGASGAYCGSLLYRSQWAGYDPSGQPKTGVLSLDGPVKFLHGGLGLNVLSDQLGFEKTIGVKLAYSFHLNVGESGKLGIGLDAGYMQKSIDGKKYKPNDPNDPFVPTQTIKGSIIPDLGAGIYYAGNKLYAGISATHLTEGEIDLTVTKYNLARHIYGTLGYRFDLSPTIGLTPSVFVKNDGATTQLDGNLMAMFNDKFWLGASYRLEDAIVVMAGFNVMNGLRIGYSYDITSSQLKNYSDGSHEVTLGYCFNPKKKPILRNINVRYL; encoded by the coding sequence ATGAAAAAAATTACTATTTTAATCTTTGTAGTAATCGCACTAAGCCAATCATCGAAAGCACAACAAGATCCACAATTTAGCCAGAACATGTTTAACAGACTATTTGTTAATCCTGCAAGCGCAGGTGCCTCGGGAGCTTATTGCGGTTCTTTATTGTATCGCTCACAATGGGCAGGGTATGATCCTTCTGGTCAGCCTAAGACAGGTGTGCTAAGCTTGGATGGTCCGGTTAAGTTTCTTCATGGTGGTTTAGGATTAAATGTTCTGTCAGATCAGCTTGGCTTCGAAAAGACCATTGGAGTTAAATTAGCCTACTCTTTTCATTTAAATGTTGGTGAATCAGGAAAACTTGGAATTGGTTTAGATGCCGGCTATATGCAGAAGTCAATTGATGGTAAAAAATATAAGCCAAATGATCCAAATGACCCTTTCGTTCCTACACAAACCATTAAGGGTAGCATTATTCCAGATTTAGGTGCTGGTATTTATTATGCTGGCAATAAATTATATGCTGGTATCTCAGCAACGCACCTAACCGAAGGTGAAATTGATTTAACTGTTACCAAATACAATCTGGCACGCCATATTTATGGAACACTTGGATATAGATTTGATCTTTCTCCTACAATTGGACTTACTCCTTCCGTTTTTGTTAAGAATGATGGAGCTACTACTCAATTGGATGGTAATTTAATGGCCATGTTCAATGATAAATTCTGGTTAGGAGCCTCTTATAGATTGGAAGATGCCATAGTAGTGATGGCAGGATTTAATGTGATGAACGGTTTAAGAATAGGCTATTCATATGATATTACTTCATCACAGCTAAAGAATTATAGCGATGGTTCGCATGAAGTTACTTTGGGCTATTGCTTTAATCCAAAGAAGAAACCAATCTTGCGTAATATCAACGTACGCTATCTATAA